A genomic segment from Limosilactobacillus sp. encodes:
- a CDS encoding DUF1836 domain-containing protein, with product MGRTEQNPVAMDLHLPRYADLPRLGLYLEQAVEYVNGCLVALGDVRLTSAMASSYVKHHLLGHPQKRQYGRDHLARLIFIAAAKNVLPLASLRVAVEIQQGSRDSFASAYDSFCTELENATRLATGQQGSGEVVDAETDQQQMLHNLALAIAYRSVVDRYFHAISADL from the coding sequence ATGGGAAGAACGGAACAGAATCCAGTGGCAATGGATCTGCACCTGCCACGCTACGCCGACCTGCCCAGACTGGGGCTTTACCTTGAGCAGGCGGTTGAGTATGTCAACGGGTGCCTGGTGGCCCTGGGCGACGTGCGGCTGACCAGCGCAATGGCCAGTAGTTACGTCAAGCATCACCTGCTTGGTCATCCCCAAAAGCGGCAGTACGGGCGCGACCACCTGGCCCGCCTGATCTTTATTGCAGCAGCCAAGAACGTCCTGCCCCTGGCCTCGCTGCGGGTGGCCGTGGAGATCCAGCAGGGGAGCCGGGACAGCTTTGCCAGTGCCTACGACAGTTTTTGCACTGAGCTGGAGAACGCCACCCGCTTGGCCACGGGACAGCAAGGCTCAGGTGAGGTGGTTGACGCCGAAACGGACCAGCAGCAAATGCTCCACAACCTGGCCCTGGCGATTGCCTACCGGTCCGTGGTAGACCGCTATTTCCACGCCATCAGTGCCGATCTTTAA
- a CDS encoding NUDIX hydrolase, translating to MAYIKEVRQLVGHRPLILTSASGALVNDAGEALLQERADTGDWSFPGGYMEFGESFTQTLVREFKEDAGLDVAPVRLIGMFDHDFYTYPNGDRVQPVNAFYLVRQVNSATAMPKPSETVRLEYFALDQPAPRFFNQQHAEQWAALRKMVRQGED from the coding sequence ATGGCTTATATCAAGGAAGTTCGTCAGCTGGTCGGACACCGGCCACTGATTTTGACGAGTGCATCTGGCGCCCTGGTCAACGATGCTGGGGAGGCCCTGCTTCAGGAGCGGGCTGACACCGGTGACTGGAGTTTCCCGGGTGGCTACATGGAATTTGGCGAGAGCTTCACCCAGACCCTTGTTCGCGAGTTTAAGGAGGATGCTGGGCTTGACGTTGCCCCGGTGCGGCTGATCGGGATGTTTGACCACGACTTTTACACTTACCCGAATGGGGACCGGGTGCAGCCGGTCAACGCCTTTTACCTGGTTCGGCAGGTGAATAGTGCGACTGCTATGCCGAAGCCCAGCGAGACGGTGCGTCTGGAGTACTTTGCTCTGGATCAACCGGCACCCCGCTTCTTTAACCAGCAGCACGCCGAACAGTGGGCGGCACTGCGGAAAATGGTTAGGCAGGGCGAAGATTGA
- a CDS encoding manganese-dependent inorganic pyrophosphatase: MDKELVFGHQKPDTDAITAAMAFSYFQNQLGYETEAVALGEPNDETKYALNKFGMEAPRVVTTVANEVDKVMLVDHNEPQQSVSDIDKVTVTHLVDHHRLANFNTAQPLWATLRPYGCVSTILTEMFQQKNINIPANLAGMMLSAIISDTLLLNSPTTTDHDREAVKYLAKVAGVDDYEKYGVEMLKAGANVDAKSDADIVDGDAKTFELGGTKMRIGQVNAVELDDVFKRQADLENKMHELMDQNGYQLFILIATNILNSDSELLVVGDQTDKVEEAFGHQLGDNNRMNLPGVVSRKKQVVPPLTKAFEG; encoded by the coding sequence ATGGATAAAGAATTAGTCTTCGGACACCAGAAGCCAGATACCGATGCCATCACGGCGGCAATGGCCTTCTCATACTTCCAAAACCAACTGGGTTATGAAACGGAAGCGGTCGCACTTGGCGAACCAAACGACGAAACCAAGTACGCTTTAAACAAGTTTGGCATGGAGGCCCCACGGGTAGTGACGACCGTTGCCAACGAGGTCGACAAGGTCATGCTGGTTGACCACAACGAACCGCAACAGAGCGTTAGTGACATCGACAAGGTTACCGTTACCCACCTGGTTGACCACCACCGGCTGGCAAACTTTAACACTGCTCAGCCACTGTGGGCAACCCTGCGCCCATACGGCTGTGTCAGCACGATCCTGACCGAAATGTTCCAGCAAAAGAACATCAACATTCCTGCTAACCTGGCTGGGATGATGCTCTCCGCCATCATTTCTGACACGCTGCTGCTCAACTCACCAACGACGACCGACCACGACCGTGAAGCTGTTAAGTACCTTGCCAAGGTTGCCGGCGTTGACGACTACGAGAAATACGGGGTTGAAATGCTGAAGGCTGGTGCCAACGTTGATGCCAAGTCCGACGCCGACATCGTTGATGGTGATGCCAAGACCTTCGAACTGGGTGGCACCAAGATGCGGATTGGTCAGGTTAACGCCGTTGAACTGGACGACGTCTTCAAGCGTCAGGCAGACCTGGAAAACAAGATGCACGAACTGATGGACCAAAACGGCTACCAGCTCTTTATCCTGATTGCGACGAACATCTTAAACAGCGATTCCGAACTGCTGGTTGTCGGTGACCAAACCGACAAGGTTGAAGAAGCGTTCGGTCACCAGCTGGGCGACAACAACCGGATGAACCTGCCAGGGGTTGTTTCCCGGAAGAAGCAGGTTGTTCCACCATTGACCAAGGCCTTTGAAGGCTAA
- the tpiA gene encoding triose-phosphate isomerase codes for MRKPFIVANWKMHKTVDESVKFVKAIRDQLPDPQEVEVGIAAQAFSLYPMAQVVGKSGLQIIAQNAAAEYSGPYTGEISLRGLHDLGSRYAMLGHIERRRLFGENNAAVSQKVKAALQIGVTPIICTDETMVQKEVNGEIHYVFQQLMSVLHGVSLDQIRRVVISYEPSWAVGVGQHANAALAEEGCRMIRRTIADNYTYEIADKIRILYGGSVNPDNIKEIMAKPDIDGALIGRASLDVDNFLKMVNYAKNEEAQLAKQAPAKKK; via the coding sequence ATGCGCAAGCCTTTTATCGTTGCCAACTGGAAGATGCACAAGACGGTTGACGAATCGGTCAAGTTTGTCAAAGCAATCCGGGACCAGCTGCCGGATCCGCAGGAGGTCGAAGTCGGGATCGCGGCCCAGGCCTTTTCGCTGTATCCAATGGCCCAGGTGGTAGGCAAGTCCGGGCTGCAGATCATTGCCCAGAATGCGGCGGCCGAATATTCGGGACCGTACACCGGTGAGATCAGTCTTCGGGGCCTGCACGATCTCGGCTCCCGCTACGCCATGCTGGGTCACATCGAGCGGCGGCGGCTCTTCGGCGAAAACAACGCGGCCGTCAGTCAGAAGGTCAAGGCGGCCCTGCAAATCGGGGTCACCCCAATCATCTGTACTGACGAGACGATGGTCCAAAAGGAAGTCAACGGTGAGATTCACTACGTCTTCCAGCAGCTGATGAGCGTGCTGCACGGCGTCTCCCTGGATCAGATCAGGCGGGTCGTTATTTCCTACGAACCGAGCTGGGCGGTCGGGGTCGGTCAGCACGCCAACGCTGCCCTGGCCGAAGAAGGCTGCCGGATGATTCGGCGGACGATCGCGGACAACTATACCTACGAGATTGCCGACAAGATTCGGATCCTCTATGGGGGAAGCGTTAACCCGGACAACATCAAGGAGATCATGGCCAAGCCGGACATCGACGGGGCTCTGATTGGTCGGGCCAGTCTGGACGTCGATAATTTCCTCAAGATGGTCAATTATGCCAAAAATGAGGAGGCGCAGCTTGCAAAGCAGGCGCCTGCAAAGAAGAAATAG
- a CDS encoding GNAT family N-acetyltransferase yields MQLKKAGMADLESVLTILRDGRDQLAERGVDQWQGDYPNATHIKQDIEAGNAYLIQSDDDQTVGTVAIVGAPDPVYDDLNGHWLTQTDKYVVIHRVAIHSDHAGKGYASALFVHLLDYLAEQTDIQSVRASTNQNNQVMQHLLTKHGFTKVGTLKGAYRPQELSYVYERLVKE; encoded by the coding sequence ATGCAACTGAAGAAAGCAGGAATGGCCGATCTCGAGTCGGTCTTGACAATTCTGCGTGACGGCCGGGATCAGCTGGCCGAACGCGGGGTCGACCAGTGGCAGGGGGACTACCCAAATGCCACTCATATCAAGCAGGACATTGAGGCCGGTAACGCCTACCTGATCCAATCCGACGATGATCAGACGGTCGGGACGGTGGCAATCGTGGGCGCCCCGGACCCGGTCTACGACGACCTAAATGGTCACTGGCTGACCCAGACGGATAAGTACGTGGTGATTCACCGGGTGGCCATTCATTCCGACCATGCCGGCAAGGGCTATGCCTCGGCGCTCTTTGTCCACCTGCTGGACTACCTGGCCGAGCAAACGGACATTCAATCGGTCCGGGCCAGCACCAACCAAAACAACCAGGTCATGCAGCACCTGCTGACCAAGCACGGTTTTACCAAGGTGGGGACGCTCAAGGGGGCTTACCGCCCGCAGGAGCTGTCCTACGTTTATGAGCGGCTTGTAAAGGAATAA